A window of Candidatus Effluviviaceae Genus V sp. genomic DNA:
GAAGATGTTCTTGGCGCCGACGGTGCCCATGCACGTCTGGACGGCGCCCATGAGGTTCTGCGTCCCGTCGTCGGTTCGCGCCGGTCCGAGGATGATCTCCTCGAGCGTCCCGGACGTGCCCGTCTTCACGCGGGCGCCGCGGGGCAGGTTGACGTGCGGCGTCGCCATGCCCCAGTGGTAGCCGCGCCCCGGCGCCTCCTCGGCGCGGGCGAGCGCCGAACCGATCATGACGGCGTCGGCGCCGGACGCGAACGCCTTGCAGACATCGCCGCCGGTGTCCATGCCGCCGTCGGTGATGACCGGCACGAAGCGCCCCGTTCTCTTGTGGAAGAGGTCGCGTGCCGCGGCACAGTCGACCGTGGCCGTGACCTGCGGGACGCCGATGCCGAGGACGCCGCGCGTCGTGCACGCCGCGCCGGGCCCGACACCGACGAGGACCGCGTCCGCTCCGGCCTCCATCAGGTCGAGCGCCACCTCGTACGTCACGCAGTTGCCCACGATGACGGGTATCTCCATAGAGTCGATGAACCCCTCGAAATCGAGCGTCTCGTAGGCGCTGGAGATGTGGTCGATGGTCGCGACCGTCGACTGGACGACGAAGACCTCGGCGCCCGCCTCCTCGGCGAGCGGCCCGAATCGCGACGCCTGGAGCGGCGTGCAGGAGACCGCCGCCACGCCGCCGTCCCTCTTGATCTCCTCGATCCGCTTCCCGACGAGCTCGTCCTTCATCGGCGGGGCGTAGAGCTTCTGCACGAGCTGCGTGGCCGTCTCCGGCGGCGCCTCAGCGATCTCGCTCAAGACCTCGCTCGGGTCCTCGTAGCGGGTCTGCACGCCCTCGAGGTTCAGCACGGCCAGCCCGCCCAGCTTCGACATCGCCACGGCCATCGTCGTGTCGACCACGCCGTCCATCGCGGCAGCGAGGATGGGTACTGAGAACTCCAGGTCCCTGAGTCTCCAGGTCGTGTCGACCTCCTCAGGGTTGATCGTCACCCTTCCGGGAACGATCGCCACCTCGTCGAACCCGAAGGAACGGCGAGCCTTCCTGCCGCGACCAATGTAGAATCCCATCCAGCCCTCCTCGTGGACTACGAACGTGTTCTGTCCCTGTGGGTACTTCCGAACCTCCGGTCCGCAGCGCGGGCCGGGGCGGCGCGGAGCGTCTTCTCTATCCCGGTCTGCTGCCCGGTCTCGTCAGCGGTCTGTTCTCGTCGCAGAGCGGGCAGCGCTCGGGTTCATAGCTCGGCATGTTCCTTCGGACGAGCGCTCTCATCGGGGCGCCCAGGTCGACGTCTCCGGAGCTTCTGTCGACGAGGAAGCCGAACCCCACCACGCGGGCTCCCGCGTCCCCGACGACCTCGGCGACCTCACGGACCGAGCCGCCCGTCGTGACAACGTCCTCGACGATGAGCACGCGCTCGTCCGGTTCGAGGAGGAAGCCGCGGCGGAGTGTCATCTTTCCGTCGCGGCGCTCGGCGAAGAAGGAGCGAACCCCGAGCGCCCTTGCGACCTCGTGTCCGATGATGACGCCGCCGAGCGCGGGCGAGACGACGATGTCGACCTCGGTGTCCTCGAAAAGCCCCGCCAGCGCCGCCCCGAGCTCCTCGGCGCGTCCCGGGTCCTCGAGAACCCGGGCGCACTGGCAGTACTCGCCGCTGTGCCGGCCGGACGACAGCCGGAAGTGTCCCGACATGAGAGCTCCCGATCCGCGCAGGAGCTCGAGCACTCTCTTCTCGCGCGGTCCGCTCACCCCGTCACCTCCGCCGGGGACATCTCGTCGATGATCGCCCGGGCCGCGTCAGCCGGGTCGTCGGCGTCCCTGATGGGACGACCCACCACGACGTAGTCCGCGCCCTTGGCGATCGCCTCCGCCGGCGTTGCGACGCGGCGCTGGTCGTTCCGCTTGGTCCAGGAGGGCCTGATCCCGGGTGTGACGATGAGGAAGTCGGGACCCATGCGCTCCCGTATCGCACAGGCCTCCCAGGCCGAGGCGACGACGCCGTCGATGCCGGACTCGCGCGCGCGGTCCGCCAGCGCGAGGACCTCGTCGACCGTCGAGGCCATGCTCGTGAGTACGGTGATCGCCAGTATCTTCGGCGGGGTCTTCCCCAGTCTGGAGGCCTCCTCCCGGCTGGCGTCGACGGCCGCCCTCATCATCCTGGTCCCTCCCGCCG
This region includes:
- a CDS encoding GuaB3 family IMP dehydrogenase-related protein, with protein sequence MGFYIGRGRKARRSFGFDEVAIVPGRVTINPEEVDTTWRLRDLEFSVPILAAAMDGVVDTTMAVAMSKLGGLAVLNLEGVQTRYEDPSEVLSEIAEAPPETATQLVQKLYAPPMKDELVGKRIEEIKRDGGVAAVSCTPLQASRFGPLAEEAGAEVFVVQSTVATIDHISSAYETLDFEGFIDSMEIPVIVGNCVTYEVALDLMEAGADAVLVGVGPGAACTTRGVLGIGVPQVTATVDCAAARDLFHKRTGRFVPVITDGGMDTGGDVCKAFASGADAVMIGSALARAEEAPGRGYHWGMATPHVNLPRGARVKTGTSGTLEEIILGPARTDDGTQNLMGAVQTCMGTVGAKNIFELQQAELIIAPAIRSEGKLMQRSQHVGMWR
- a CDS encoding orotate phosphoribosyltransferase, with the translated sequence MSGHFRLSSGRHSGEYCQCARVLEDPGRAEELGAALAGLFEDTEVDIVVSPALGGVIIGHEVARALGVRSFFAERRDGKMTLRRGFLLEPDERVLIVEDVVTTGGSVREVAEVVGDAGARVVGFGFLVDRSSGDVDLGAPMRALVRRNMPSYEPERCPLCDENRPLTRPGSRPG
- the pyrF gene encoding orotidine-5'-phosphate decarboxylase, whose protein sequence is MAEKQPSRLIVALDVPDRARAIELAERTGRYVSHFKVGSRLFTAEGPDLVRELKSTGSGVFLDLKYHDIPNTVAEAAQAATSLGVDVFDIHAAGGTRMMRAAVDASREEASRLGKTPPKILAITVLTSMASTVDEVLALADRARESGIDGVVASAWEACAIRERMGPDFLIVTPGIRPSWTKRNDQRRVATPAEAIAKGADYVVVGRPIRDADDPADAARAIIDEMSPAEVTG